Below is a genomic region from Ammonifex degensii KC4.
TCCTTTACCACTTTGGCCAAGGTCCGCGGCCGGAGCCCTTCTCTCCTAAAGTGCTTGCGAGCACAAGTTTTTGTGCTCCGGCACAAAATTCTAGCGGCGGGGAGGAGGAATAAATTCGAGAGCGTAGAAGATATATAGAGGACAAGGACCCCACCTTTACACACCATAAGATGGGGGAAGGTTTTGGTGTTTAGTGGTTAAAGCGGGTAGAATCTTGTAAAAAAAAGCACAAGGAGAACGAGTCAGGTGGCCAACGATCGATCGGGATGGGGGAAGGCCTTAAGAGCTTTTGCTCTGGCCTCCAGCATTAGCATTCAATTTGCCGCCTCGGTAGTAGTGGGCTGGTGGATAGGAAATTATCTCGACCAGCGGTGGTATAC
It encodes:
- a CDS encoding AtpZ/AtpI family protein gives rise to the protein MANDRSGWGKALRAFALASSISIQFAASVVVGWWIGNYLDQRWYTAPWLGLLGLLLGIGAGVYGIVRLLSRVGTNNRT